Genomic segment of Verrucomicrobium sp.:
CTTCGCTTTGGAAGGAGCGGAGGAAACCGTTTTTTTCTTGGATTTGCCGACGGCCATAGGAGGGGTGTTAAAGGAAAAAGGTAAAAAAGGAGATGGGGCCTGACAAGCTACGGGCGGGCCCGCTTCAAGTCAAGCAGCTCCTTCGACTTCTCCAGGAGCTGGGGGGGGGAGAGGAGGCCGGATTTGATCTCCTGTTCCAACGTTCTCATGCGCAGGATGTTGTATTCCTTGCGCAGCTTGGCCAGGACGTCCAGCAGGAGGTCTTCCGCCGTCGATTCCGCGGGGAGCGCCAGGGGCTCCAAAAGGAGGCGGGCGACGAAGTTGCGTTCCGGCCCGGGAAGGGACGTCATGAAGGCGTTTTCGTCTTCCCACGCCTGCTCGCCGTGGAGGGTGAGGAGCTGGAGGAGGAGGCGTCCTCCCTCGAAGGGGGAGAGCCATTCGGGGTGGAGCTGCCGCTGGAGGGTGGGGACCAGTTCCGGATGGTGGAGGCAGAGGGAGGCGAGGGTGGCGACTTTCCCGTCCGCCAGGAAGGGGAGGTCGGCGGCGGGGGCGGCCTCCGCGTCGGCGAAGGGCTGGGGCGGGGTTTTGGCTTTGTTGCCCGCTTTTTCGAGTTCCCGCTGGAAGGCGGGCAGGGGGACTTCCAGCCGGGTGGCGACTTCCAGGGCCAGGCGTTCCCGGTGGATGGCGTTGGGGACTTTGGCGACGACGGCTGCCATGGTCTCCGCGACGCGGCCGCGGCCGCGCGGGGAGGTGACGTCCTCCGCCCGGCAGGCGGTTTCCAGGACGTGGCGGGCGTAGTCGCGGGCCTGGGCGATCCGTTCCTTGAGGATGCCGGGGCCTTCCGGGCGGCGCAGGAGGCTGTCCGGGTCCTCGCCCGCCGGCATGGCGGCGATGCGGACTTCGAAGCCCTCTTCCAACAGCTTTTCCGCGCTGCCGAAGGCGGCTTTTTCCCCGGCGCGGTCGGCGTCGAAGCAGATGACGGCTTTTTCCGTGAAGCGTTTGAGCAGCCGGGCGTGGTGTTCGGTGAAGGCCGTTCCCTGCGGGGCGACGGCGTTGCCGAAGCCGCGCTCGACGCAGCGGATCAGGTCGATCTGCCCCTCGCAGAGGAGGGCGAAGCCCTGGTCGCGGATCTCCCGCTTCGTCTTGTCCAGGCCGAAGAGGATCTTGCTCTTCATGAAGATCGGCGTTTCCGGGGAGTTGACGTATTTGGCCGCCTTGGCGTCCGGGTCCAGGATGCGGCCGCTGAAGGCGACGACTTTTCCCACCTCGCTGCAGATGGGGAACATGAGGCGGCCGCGGAAGCG
This window contains:
- the dnaG gene encoding DNA primase gives rise to the protein MAAGTDYDFKALVEQVRQASDIVEIIGSYVPLKPAAGRFKGLSPFNKEKTPSFMVDPGKQLFHCFSSNQGGDVFNFLMLYENLDFMGALRRLGERAGIEIPERTGRGGGGPGGPSNRTLREELLRLHEAVAAWWAEQLHKAPAAEAARAYLRDREMGSALARQFQIGYAPPEWDGTLSWARKKGFSLEVLEQSGLIVAPEDNPGRRYDRFRGRLMFPICSEVGKVVAFSGRILDPDAKAAKYVNSPETPIFMKSKILFGLDKTKREIRDQGFALLCEGQIDLIRCVERGFGNAVAPQGTAFTEHHARLLKRFTEKAVICFDADRAGEKAAFGSAEKLLEEGFEVRIAAMPAGEDPDSLLRRPEGPGILKERIAQARDYARHVLETACRAEDVTSPRGRGRVAETMAAVVAKVPNAIHRERLALEVATRLEVPLPAFQRELEKAGNKAKTPPQPFADAEAAPAADLPFLADGKVATLASLCLHHPELVPTLQRQLHPEWLSPFEGGRLLLQLLTLHGEQAWEDENAFMTSLPGPERNFVARLLLEPLALPAESTAEDLLLDVLAKLRKEYNILRMRTLEQEIKSGLLSPPQLLEKSKELLDLKRARP